One window of Flavobacteriales bacterium genomic DNA carries:
- a CDS encoding polyprenyl synthetase family protein, translating to MAEIRGPVAAEMDLFEGRFREAMRSKVALLDRVMHYIVQRKGKQMRPLFTLLSARQFGPINEAGYTAASLIELLHTATLVHDDVVDDSNMRRGFFSINALWKNKIAVLVGDYLLSKGLLLAVEKEQFELLRIVSTAVREMSEGELLQLEKARGLNFKEDVYFDIIRKKTASLIAACCASGAHAGGASVQETALMHRFGEHAGTAFQIKDDLFDYGAGQDVGKPTGIDIKEGKLTLPLIFALQHVDAKDRRWMVRTVKHESTDNKAVARLVAKVVEVGGIAHARGRMYEQRDQALAILHQLPATDARYSLEGLLEMTVERNK from the coding sequence ATGGCGGAGATCCGCGGTCCGGTGGCCGCCGAGATGGACCTCTTCGAGGGGCGCTTCCGCGAGGCCATGCGCAGCAAGGTCGCTTTGCTGGACCGGGTGATGCACTACATCGTGCAGCGGAAGGGCAAGCAGATGCGGCCACTGTTCACCTTGCTGAGCGCCCGGCAATTCGGGCCGATCAACGAGGCGGGCTATACTGCGGCCTCGCTGATCGAGCTTTTGCACACCGCCACATTGGTGCATGACGACGTGGTGGACGACAGCAACATGCGGCGGGGCTTCTTCAGCATCAATGCGCTGTGGAAGAACAAGATCGCCGTGCTCGTGGGCGACTACCTGTTGAGCAAAGGGCTTCTGCTGGCGGTGGAGAAGGAACAGTTCGAACTGCTCCGCATCGTGAGCACCGCTGTGCGCGAGATGAGCGAAGGCGAGTTGCTTCAGCTGGAAAAGGCGAGGGGGCTCAACTTCAAGGAGGACGTGTATTTCGACATCATCCGGAAGAAGACCGCCAGCCTTATCGCAGCCTGCTGTGCCAGCGGCGCCCATGCCGGCGGGGCCAGTGTGCAGGAGACCGCCCTGATGCACCGCTTCGGAGAACATGCCGGCACGGCTTTCCAGATCAAGGACGACCTGTTCGACTACGGGGCCGGGCAGGACGTGGGGAAACCCACCGGCATCGACATCAAGGAGGGTAAGCTCACATTGCCGTTGATCTTTGCACTGCAACACGTGGACGCCAAGGACCGCCGATGGATGGTGCGCACCGTGAAGCACGAAAGCACCGACAACAAGGCCGTGGCCCGCTTGGTGGCCAAGGTGGTGGAGGTCGGCGGCATCGCCCATGCCCGCGGACGGATGTATGAACAGCGCGATCAGGCACTCGCAATTCTGCATCAATTGCCCGCCACCGATGCACGTTATTCCCTGGAGGGCCTGTTGGAAATGACCGTGGAACGGAACAAATGA
- the dnaG gene encoding DNA primase, protein MIKQHSVQQVKDTVRIEEVLGEFLDLKRKGPRYLGLCPFHNEKTPSFNVSPQLGIYKCFGCGESGDAITFLEKQEHLSFVEAIRWLAKRYQIELEEEEQSEEQQLEQSERESLGVVQQWALNWSVDQLWNTEEGKQIGLAYFVERGFREDTIKEFQLGYVPEKGDAFAKAAIAHGFAPDLLEKAGWIKQRDNGSPWDFFQGRVTFPIHGLTGQPIAFGARTLKSDKKLPKYFNSPESTLYVKSRSLYGISFAKKAIVEQQNCLLVEGYTDVISLHQAGIANVVASSGTSLTVDQVRLIKRYSPAVTILYDGDAAGIKASLRGIDLIIAEGLNVKVVVFTEGDDPDSFARKHSSSEITAFLQETAKDFLVFKTDLLVKEAGEDPVRKAAAIHELVASIALVPDHVLRSLYIKQCSNMLDVGEQALVSEMNKVLRKGYRKHLGGDAPPIEELVDPAIAAPQPQVEDLGTTPQERDLLRMLIAYGHERVTVPMQEEDGTSSDEELSVAEFMFQSMAMDDITFDEPVFQAIYRDYSFAHKMGEAVAPARYVANDKEEWRNLSIDLLTERHTLSPNWEAKHKIHVTHERDQLLDAVDQALNMLKERRVDRMLKEKQEQLKEFTDEADIDMALRTLVALQEAKKAFAKVTGRVVVG, encoded by the coding sequence GTGATCAAGCAACATTCCGTCCAGCAGGTCAAGGATACCGTCCGCATTGAGGAGGTGCTGGGCGAATTCCTGGACCTGAAGCGCAAGGGGCCGCGGTACCTCGGGCTTTGTCCCTTCCACAACGAGAAAACGCCCTCGTTCAATGTGAGTCCGCAGCTCGGCATCTACAAATGCTTCGGCTGTGGGGAAAGCGGCGATGCCATCACCTTCTTGGAGAAGCAGGAGCATCTCTCCTTCGTGGAGGCGATCCGCTGGTTGGCAAAGCGCTACCAGATCGAGCTGGAGGAAGAGGAGCAGTCGGAGGAGCAGCAACTGGAGCAGAGCGAGCGTGAAAGCCTCGGCGTGGTACAGCAGTGGGCGCTGAACTGGAGCGTGGACCAGCTATGGAACACCGAGGAAGGCAAGCAGATCGGTCTGGCCTATTTCGTGGAACGCGGTTTCCGTGAGGATACGATCAAGGAGTTCCAGCTGGGCTATGTGCCGGAGAAGGGTGATGCTTTCGCCAAAGCGGCCATCGCCCATGGCTTCGCGCCGGACCTGTTGGAGAAGGCGGGCTGGATCAAGCAACGCGACAACGGTTCGCCGTGGGATTTCTTCCAGGGCCGGGTCACCTTTCCCATCCACGGCCTCACGGGCCAGCCCATCGCGTTCGGGGCCCGCACGCTGAAGAGCGACAAGAAGCTCCCGAAATACTTCAACAGTCCCGAGAGCACGCTCTATGTGAAGAGCCGCTCGCTCTACGGGATCTCCTTTGCGAAGAAGGCGATCGTGGAGCAGCAGAACTGCCTGTTGGTGGAGGGCTACACGGACGTGATCAGCCTGCACCAGGCCGGGATCGCCAACGTGGTGGCCAGCAGCGGCACCAGTCTCACCGTGGACCAGGTGCGGCTGATCAAGCGCTATTCGCCGGCGGTCACCATCCTTTACGATGGCGACGCCGCAGGGATCAAGGCCTCGTTGCGCGGCATCGACCTCATCATCGCCGAGGGACTCAACGTGAAGGTGGTCGTCTTCACCGAGGGCGACGACCCGGACAGCTTCGCCCGCAAGCATTCCAGCAGCGAGATCACGGCATTCCTCCAAGAGACCGCCAAGGATTTCCTCGTCTTCAAGACGGACCTGTTGGTGAAGGAAGCCGGGGAGGACCCGGTGCGCAAGGCCGCTGCCATCCACGAGCTGGTGGCGAGCATCGCGCTGGTGCCGGACCATGTGCTGCGCTCGCTCTACATCAAGCAGTGCTCCAATATGCTCGACGTGGGCGAGCAGGCGCTGGTGAGCGAGATGAACAAGGTGCTGCGGAAGGGCTACCGCAAGCACCTGGGCGGGGATGCCCCACCGATCGAGGAATTGGTGGATCCGGCCATCGCCGCGCCGCAGCCCCAGGTGGAGGACCTCGGCACCACGCCGCAGGAGCGCGACCTCTTGCGCATGCTGATCGCTTACGGCCATGAGCGCGTAACGGTGCCGATGCAGGAAGAGGACGGCACTTCGTCCGACGAGGAGCTTTCCGTGGCCGAGTTCATGTTCCAGTCCATGGCCATGGACGACATCACTTTCGATGAACCCGTGTTCCAAGCCATCTACCGCGATTACAGCTTCGCCCACAAGATGGGGGAGGCCGTGGCGCCCGCCCGCTATGTGGCCAACGATAAGGAGGAGTGGCGCAATCTCAGCATCGACCTGCTCACCGAGCGGCACACGCTCAGCCCCAACTGGGAGGCCAAGCACAAGATCCACGTCACCCATGAACGGGACCAACTGCTGGATGCCGTGGATCAGGCCCTGAACATGTTGAAGGAACGCCGTGTGGACCGCATGCTCAAGGAAAAGCAGGAGCAACTGAAGGAGTTCACTGACGAGGCGGATATCGAC